AATGACTATTATATTGAACATGGTAACTTTAGGAATTTGTTACTTAAATTTAGTTCAGTACTAATTATTGTTTCAATCATACTTTATGTACCACTTTATTTATTCAGTGAAGCACTAGTAAACATACTGTTAGGACATAGTTGGGTTGATGCAATCATAGTTATTAAAATTGTTATTCCACTATTTGTAGTAAGACTCATTGTTTCAACAGTGTCGCTTTCTGTGATTGTATTACAAAAACAACAGTTAGAACTTATTTTACAAGCATTATTTTTAGTAGGAACAACTATAACATTTATCATTTCAAAAATATTTAGCCTAACATTTTTAAACTTCGTTTCTATTAATACAATTGTGCTAGTAATATCATACGCCATATTTTTTATAGCACTGTTTTATTTCGCTAAAAACAAAAGTTTCAAAGATATTTAAGTTGAAATCTAAAATGACTACTGAAAAGGACGATTAGATGAGCAAAAAAAATATTTTAATACTATGCCAGTATTTTTATCCGGAGTATGTGTCTTCTGCGACGTTACCAACGCAACTGGCTGAGGATTTAACTGCTCAAGGTATCAATGTCGATGTCTTATGTGGTTGGCCCTATGAATATAGTCAAAACAGCAGAGTTTCTAAGACGGAAACGTATCATGATATTCATATTCGACGTCTCAAATATTCGAGACTTAATAATAAAAGCAAGGTTGGTAGAATAATTAATTTCTTTAGTTTATTTTTAAAGTTTGCGCTTAATATGCCAAAAATGTTGAAGTACGACCATATTCTTGTTTACTCTAATCCACCCATTTTGCCATTAATACCAGATGTTTTGCATAGAGTATTTAAGAAGAAATATTCATTTGTAGTGTATGATATTGCACCTGACAATGCTATTAAGACAGGAGCTACACGTCCCGGTAGCATGATTGATAAACTGATGCGATACATTAATAGACATGTCTACAAGAATGCTGAAAATGTCATTGTACTTGGTACGGAAATGAAAAACTACTTAGTAAATCATCAAATTTCTAAAAATCCTGACAATATTCATGTGATTCCTAACTGGTATGACATGCGTCAGTTACAAAACAATCGTATCTATAATGACACATTTAAAGCTTATCGCGAACAATATGACAAGATTTTATTGTATAGCGGAAATATGGGGCAGTTACAGGATATGGAGACGCTGATTTCGTTTTTAAAATTAAATAAGGAACAAACGAAAACATTAACAATACTTTGTGGTCATGGTAAGAAATTTGTAGATGTCAAAACGGCAATAGAAGACCATCGTATTGAAAATGTTAAAATGTTTGAATTTTTAACAGGTACAGACTATGCTGACGTATTAAAAATTGCGGATGTATGTATTGCATCGCTGATTAAAGAAGGTGTCGGGTTAGGAGTGCCGAGTAAAAATTATGGCTACCTTGCAGCTAAGAAGCCGTTGGTACTCATCATGGATAAGCAATCTGATATTGTTCAACATGTTGAACAATATGATGCGGGTA
This is a stretch of genomic DNA from Staphylococcus roterodami. It encodes these proteins:
- a CDS encoding glycosyltransferase family 4 protein; this encodes MSKKNILILCQYFYPEYVSSATLPTQLAEDLTAQGINVDVLCGWPYEYSQNSRVSKTETYHDIHIRRLKYSRLNNKSKVGRIINFFSLFLKFALNMPKMLKYDHILVYSNPPILPLIPDVLHRVFKKKYSFVVYDIAPDNAIKTGATRPGSMIDKLMRYINRHVYKNAENVIVLGTEMKNYLVNHQISKNPDNIHVIPNWYDMRQLQNNRIYNDTFKAYREQYDKILLYSGNMGQLQDMETLISFLKLNKEQTKTLTILCGHGKKFVDVKTAIEDHRIENVKMFEFLTGTDYADVLKIADVCIASLIKEGVGLGVPSKNYGYLAAKKPLVLIMDKQSDIVQHVEQYDAGIQIDNGDAHAIYNFINTHSSQSLHEMGERAHQLFKDKYTREINTMKYYNLLK